In the genome of Hyphobacterium sp. CCMP332, one region contains:
- a CDS encoding VOC family protein, with translation MMTNICSSKLAESRDYYTKLFDFNVDYDSDWFVHLISKDKQHELGIIIQTSEIVPDEVKELPQGFYITFVVENTDEVLEIAKKEGFEIISEPSDTFYGQRRLLLKDPNGIIVDVSSPIPSFN, from the coding sequence ATGATGACCAACATCTGCTCAAGCAAATTAGCTGAAAGCAGAGATTATTACACGAAACTGTTCGACTTTAATGTTGATTACGACAGCGATTGGTTTGTCCACTTAATCTCAAAAGACAAACAACATGAGTTAGGAATAATAATTCAAACAAGTGAAATTGTCCCGGATGAGGTAAAGGAATTACCTCAAGGATTTTATATAACATTTGTGGTGGAGAATACTGATGAAGTTTTAGAGATAGCAAAAAAAGAAGGATTTGAAATTATTAGCGAACCATCAGATACATTTTATGGGCAGAGACGATTATTACTCAAAGACCCTAATGGAATAATTGTAGATGTCTCATCACCTATTCCAAGTTTTAACTAG
- a CDS encoding inorganic diphosphatase, translating to MYNPWHKIEPGQHAPEIVNGIIEIPKDSKAKYELDKESGLLKLDRVLFSSMYYPANYGFIPKTYCEDGDPLDIMILSQINIVPLCIVPARVIGIMRMLDSGKTDDKILAVAQNDMSVNHIKDISGIPQHFLKELKNFFEEYKKLENKAVAVEDFQNANLAKEVVNKSIIDYKKLIKKSA from the coding sequence ATATACAATCCATGGCATAAGATCGAACCGGGCCAACATGCACCCGAAATAGTAAATGGAATAATAGAAATTCCAAAAGATTCCAAGGCAAAATATGAGTTGGATAAAGAGTCTGGTTTACTAAAACTAGACAGGGTGTTGTTTTCATCGATGTATTATCCTGCTAATTATGGATTTATACCGAAAACCTATTGTGAAGATGGAGATCCTTTAGATATTATGATTTTGTCTCAAATAAATATTGTACCCCTTTGTATTGTGCCTGCAAGAGTTATAGGAATAATGAGAATGCTGGATAGCGGAAAAACTGACGACAAAATTTTAGCTGTTGCCCAAAATGACATGAGCGTTAATCACATCAAGGACATTTCAGGGATACCACAACATTTTCTAAAAGAATTGAAGAATTTCTTTGAAGAATATAAGAAACTCGAGAATAAGGCAGTTGCCGTGGAAGATTTTCAAAATGCAAATTTAGCTAAAGAGGTTGTTAATAAAAGTATCATAGATTATAAAAAACTAATAAAAAAAAGTGCCTAA
- a CDS encoding GNAT family N-acetyltransferase, protein MENIRLRKATIKDKEIVVDFDYSLDKEEHIKLNREEKITKAISKEECFLILADKQEVGFVIFDYRFFDHGWIELIIINEKYRGKGIGEKTFDLICRQCKSDKVFTSTNKSNTQMQRALAKADFAFAGEIKGLDDGDPELFYYKNVK, encoded by the coding sequence ATGGAAAACATTAGGTTAAGAAAAGCAACAATTAAAGACAAAGAGATTGTAGTTGACTTTGATTATAGCCTTGACAAAGAAGAACATATCAAACTCAACAGAGAAGAAAAGATTACTAAAGCAATATCAAAGGAAGAATGCTTTCTCATTTTAGCAGATAAGCAAGAAGTTGGATTTGTAATATTCGATTACCGTTTTTTTGACCATGGTTGGATAGAGCTGATAATTATAAATGAAAAGTACAGAGGAAAAGGAATAGGTGAAAAAACATTCGACCTTATTTGCAGGCAATGCAAGTCGGATAAGGTTTTTACTTCTACAAATAAATCAAATACTCAAATGCAAAGAGCACTTGCCAAAGCTGATTTCGCTTTTGCAGGTGAAATTAAAGGACTAGATGATGGAGACCCTGAACTCTTTTATTATAAAAATGTAAAATAG